TACCAAATGATGGAAAAAATTTAGCTTTAGCTACTTTTATATTCAGTTTAGAAGCTAATAACTCATTTTCTGCTTGTCTAATATCCGGTCTGTTTTCTAACAGTTGAGATGGAATACCTGTTTCTATAACTTTAGGCGTAAGGCTTATAAAATTTGAATCACTTCTTAAAATAGTTTGACTTGTTTTACCCGTAAGAAAATTAATATTATTTTCTGTAACCGTAATTTCTTGCTTTACTCTAAATAACTCACTTTTATTTTTTTCTACTTCTGCTTCAAAACGTTTTACTGCTAAGGAATTTACTCTGGCAGACTGCTGCAGCTGCTTAACCATATCTAAGGCATTTTGCTGAATTTTTATGTTTTCTTCTAAATTTTTAAGTTGATTATCTAAAGCTACAAGCTCGTAGTACGAGTCTGCCACTTCAGCGATTAAATTAGTTGTTAAAAAATTCTTTCCGTCTATGGTAGCCATATATTCCATTACGGCTGCATTTTTAGCATTCCGAAGTTTTTTATAAACATCTAACTCCCACGATGCAAACAAACCAAACTGAAAATTGCCTAAAAATTTAGGAAATTCTTTTCCATTTGCCATGTCTAATCCTTCTTCAATGGCTCCATTTCGGGTATATGTACCTACTTTGTCCACATCGGCACCTATTTTAGCACTTACAAAAGGCAAGTATTCTCCTTTTCTTGCTTTTACTTCATTGTTGGCAATATTTATTTTTTGCATTACAATGTTAAGCTCCTTGTTGTTAGCTAAAGCAGAGTCAATTAAATTAACTAAATAAGGATCTTCAAAAAAGTCATTCCATTTTAGTTGTGCTGAATTTACAGTATCTGTTTTTCCTTCTTGAAAAGCCTCTGGCAGGCGTGTATCTGCTTCTTTTTGAGGCGTTTTAAATAATGCACATGATTGAATTGTTAAACAACTAATGACTATTATAGTAAGTTGTTTAGCAATTCTCTTATTTATTGTTATTCTCATTTTGTTTTGTTTTAATTTTGGTTATCATTATCATCAAATTCTATCTCTGTGTCATAATCGTTGTATTTATAATCTTCGCTAAGAGGTTTTAAATCTTCGTCTTTAATTAATTTTTTACCATCAGAAATACTGGCAAAAATGTAATATAAACCGGGAATTATAATTACTCCGAATACTGTACCCAATAGCATACCTCCTAAAGCGGAACTTCCTATGGTTCTGTTTCCTATAGCTCCGGCACCTGTGGCTATTACAAGAGGTATTAATCCGGCAATAAAAGCAAATGAAGTCATTAAAATAGGTCTAAACCTAACTTTTGCTCCTTCAATGGCGGCATCTCTTATACTCATGCCCTCGTTCCTTTTTTGTATGGCAAACTCAAAAATTAATACAGCGTTTTTACCTAATAGTCCTACTAACATCACCAGTCCCACTTGAGCATATATATCGTTTGCTAAGCCTAATATTTTTAGCAAAAAGAAAGAACCAAAAACTCCCGCAGGAAGCGATAAAATAATACCAAAAGGTAAAATGAAACTTTCATATTGGGCGGCTAAAACTATATAAACAAACACTAACACAATTCCAAAAATTACAATAGCTTCATTTCCTCTTCGGGCTTCATCAAAAGCTAAACCTTCCCATGCTACATCATAGCCGTGAGGTAGTGTTTCTTTAGCCACTTCCTCCACTGCTTTAATGGCATCTCCTGTGGTATATCCCTTGGCGGGCACGCCTCTAATAGCCGCTGAATTGTACAAGTTATACCTTGTTATTTCATTAGGTCCTTGTTTTTTAACCATTTTCATAAATGCAGAATAGGGCACCATTTCGCCTTCTTCGTTTTTTACATAAAGATTTAAAATGTCGCTTGGATATTTTCTGTATTTTGGATCGGCTTGGGTATAAACCTTAAAGAAATTATTAAACCTAATAAAACCTTGCTCATAAGTACTACCTATTAATATATTGAGGTTTTCCATAGCTTTACCTATGGTAACACCTTTTTGCATAGCTAATTTATTGTCAATAACTAATTCGTACTGAGGATAGTTTGCGGCATAAAAAGTAAACAATCCTGTTAATTCTTTCCGTTTACCTAAGGCTGCCATAAATTCCTTATTAAGTCTATCAAATTCTTGATAGTCTGTGTTATTTCCTTTGTCTAACAATCTAAAAGAAACACCACCGGCAGCACCATAACCCGGAATAGCAGGCGGTTCAAAATATTCAATAACAGCACCAAAATCCTTTGTTTTTTCTTCTAATTCTTCTATAATTTCAGTTACAGATTTTGAACGCTCTGACCAATCTTTTAAATTAATAAGACAAGTACCAGCGTTAGAACCTCTACCTTCGGTAAGTATTTCGTATCCTGCCAGAGAAGATACTGACTGAATGCCTTCTATCTCTTCAGCTATACCTTGTAGCTGGCGTGCTACTTTATTAGTAGCTTCTAATGTAGTGCCGGGAGGAGTTTGAATAATAGCATAAATCATACCTTGGTCATCACTTGGAATAAACCCTGCCGGCAAGGTTTTATTTACAAACACTGTACCTGCGGCAAATGCAGCTAATATTAAAAATGTAAGTAATCTTCTGGTTAATATTTTTTCTAAAATATTAGTATAATGACCTGTTACTTTTTCAAACCAACGATTAAAACCATCAATAACATAACTGATAGGAGTTTTCTTTTTGGGTTGACCGTGAGTATTTTTTAAAATCATAGCACATAAAACGGGCGTAAGCGTAAGTGCCACCAAACCCGAAATAACAATAGAGGAAGCCATTGTAATAGAAAATTGTCGGTAAAAAATTCCAACAGGACCGGACATAAATGCCACAGGAATAAAAACGGCAGTCATTAATAAAGTTATGGCAATGATAGCTCCACCTATTTCGTTTAATACTTCTTGTACAGCACGGTATGGTCCTACATTATTTTTTTCCATTTTATCGTGTACCGCTTCTACCACCACTATGGCATTATCTACCACTATACCTATGGCAAGTACTAAAGCAAATAACGTAATAAGATTTATAGTAAGTCCAAATGCTTTCATAAAAATAAAAGCTCCTACCAGCGATACAGGTACCGCTAATGTAGGAATAAGAGTAGAACGCCAATCGCCTAAGAAAATAAACACAACTAAAGCCACTAAAATAAATGCTTCTACAAGTGTGTGTATTACTTTTTCTATTGACGCATTTAAGAAGTTAGATACATCATAGTTTATTTCGTAATCCATACCGGGAGGGAAAGATTTTTCCAGCTCTTTCATTTTGGTTTTTACTTGAGCTATTACATCGCTGGCATTACTTCCATATATTTGTTTTAGCACAATAGCCGCAGAAGGATGTCCGTCTTTGTTAGAATAAATATCAAAAAACTCACTGCCTAATTCTACTTTTGCTATATCCTTAAGTCTTAAAATTTCTCCATCAGAGTTAGTCCTAATAATAATATCTTCATACTGTTCCGGTTTATTGTATCTACCTTGATAAGTTAATACATATTCTAACGATTGTGCTTCAATACCAGAACTTCTTCCTAATCTACCCGGGCGAGCAATGATACTTTGCTCATTAATAGCATCCATTACTTCTTCTGTAGAAACTTTGTAAGCTCTCATTCTGTCTGGATTTAACCAAACTCTCATAGCATACTGGCGACTACCTAATATTTTAGCACTTGAAATACCATTAATCCTTTTAATTTCTGGAATGATATTAACGTTTGCATAATTATATAAGAATTTCTCATCGGTATTTTCATTTTTGCTATATACATTTACGTACATAAGCATACTTGGCTGCACACGCGATACAATAACACCTTCCAATTGTACTAACTGAGGCAACCGGCTCATTACTTGATCCACTCTGTTTTTTACGTTTACTACCGCTTGGTTGGGGTCTGTTCCTAATTCAAAAATTACTTGTATGGTAGCTTCCCCTGCACTGGTAGCATCAGAAACTATATATTTCATGCCTTGTACACCATTTATGGCTCTTTCTAAAGGAATAAGTGTAGAGTTTACTAATACATCGGCACTAGAACCCGGATAGGCAATAGTAACAATAACCCTTGGAGGAGCAATTTCCGGGAACTGAGAAATAGGTAATGTTTTTATGGAAAGTACTCCTAAAAACATAATAACCAACGATACTGCAATAGCTAGTACGGGTCTTTTTATAAAATGTTTAAACATTTGTTTCGGTTTTTAATTGATTAATTTATTCAGCGTCTAAATGTAGATTAGATAAGACTTCTTCAGGTTTTAAAAAGGTGGTAGTAACTTCTTCACCGTCTTTTACTTTTCTTAAACCATCTAATAAAATTTTATCATTTTTGCTTAAACCATCTTTAATTATAAAAATGTTAGGCAATTCGTAAGCAATGCTAATTTCTCTTTGTTCTAATTTGTTTTCTTCGTTTACAACAAAAACATATTTTTTATCAAGCACTTCAAAAGTTGCTTTTTGTGGAATTATAAGGGCATTTTTATAAGGTGTATTAATTAAAATACTCCCTGTTTGTCCATGTCTTAAAATTCTATCGGGATTAGGAAAACCGGCTCTAAATTCAATATTTCCTGTTTCATTATTAAACTCTCCTTCTATAGTTTCTATAACTCCTTTTTGATTAAATAAATCGCCATTTGCCAGCATAAGACTTACAGGTTCTTTTTCGGCATTTTTATGTGTAGCAACATAGTTTAAATACTCCGCTTCCGGCACATTAAAATACACCCACATTTGGCTGTTGTCAGATAAAGTGGTTAATAGCTCTCCTTCATCAAGTAAGCTTCCTTCTCTTACTTGAAGTCTATCCATAATACCCGTAAAAGGGGCTTTAACATCTGTAAAGCCTAAATGTGTACTTGCCAGTTGTACTTCAGCGTTGGCTTTATCTAAGGTAGATTTTGCTAAAGCAAGCTCATTAGGCGATACTACATTGCTATCGGCTAAAGCTTTTGTATTTTTATATTCCGTTTCAGCCAGTCGTGCTTCGGCTTTTGCTTTTTGCAGGTCGGCTTCATATACATTAGGCATTATTTTAAACATCATTTTGCCTTGAGGCACTAACTGTCCCTCATCTACATATATTTTTTGCAAGTAGCCTTTTTCTAATGCTCTAAGTTCTATGTGTTTTATAGCATGAATTTGGCATACATACTCTTTAGTTATAGCAGTATCGGTAAGCAAAGGTGTAGTAATAGGTAGCTGAATAACTTCTTCATGCTTTTTTTCTTTTGAGTGGCAACTGCTAAACACTGCTAATAGCAGCAATAAGAAATAAATTGTTTTGTTCATTTTTTTCAATTTTGTTTAATAAATATTTTGTTTATGTTTTAATTTGAAACCTCAAAAAATTAATAGGATTAGTATTTGATATGCCGTAAATGCATAACAATACTTACAGTAAACAAGCTATGTTTACTATAAATAAGAATGTGTTAAGTGAATTTTAAATTCTAAAATCTTGGAGTACTATAAAAATAGGCATGCCGGCAAGTGTGCTGGTGCTATTTTTAAAAGTATAAAAATTATCGGTAAGAAATTTGCTCAGTGAGAGCTTACTAAAATCAATGTGGGCAAAAATTTGTGGAAGAGGTAAAGCTATGCTTATAAGTTTCTCTTCTTGTTCTGCTATTTCGCCAAAAACTTCGTAAAAGTTATTTTCTGTAGTTTTAATATAAGAAAGAAAGCAATTATTAACGGTATAATTTATTGTATAATTACCGGCAGTTGCGGCATTGTAATTATCTGCTAATGAGATGTTTGTAGTTTCTGCGTGGAAGAAAAAACTTGCAATTAATACCAATAAAAATGTATAAACTTTCATTTGTTTTAAAACTGACGCAAAAGTAAATAACATTCAATATTGATTTATTGAATTTAGCTTTTTAACATTACATTAACTATGGGTAAAAATTGCTATTTTAATAAGATATTTTAATTTTTCTTAGCAATAATAGCTACGGCATTTAAGTGATTTTTGTACTTTTTAAATGTTTTTCTCATAGCTAAAATTCTTTTTCGTTCATTTGGGTGGGTAATAATGTTAAACATTATTTTAAGTGTTCTAAAAAAGCCTTCATCATCTATTACTCTTGATGGTTCTAACAAAAGCATGGGGTTAGTTTCTATACTTACAATAGAAAAACCTTCTTTTTTTAGTAGATTTTCCCATTCTTCTACAGTAAGCGGTCGGGCATTTACTTTTATCACGTTTGCTAATTGCTTTTGAATATCGGCTTTCAAATTTTCATCTATAGTGTTAGGCGTAAGACCTAATTCGTGTATGCCGTAGTATCCGTCTTTTTTTAGCAATCTGTAGGCTTCTTTAATAATATCCGACTTTCGGTGGTCGGCTTGCATGGTTAACATGGCTTCTCCATACACTTTATTGGCACATTCTGAGTCTAAATTAGAGTTAGATGCATTGCCTACAACAACTTTTCTGTTTTTGCCTGTTATTTTCTTTTCTAAAAATGCTACGGCATCTTTGTTTAAATCCACTCCCGTGTATGATTTAGGATTTTTTTGAAGAGCAATATTGGCTGTAAAACCTAAACCCGGAGCAAATTCTACAATGTCATCTGCATTTGTAATGTTTAAGTTGTCTATTAATTTTTGTGTTAGTTCTTTTCCGCCAGGTCTAAGAACTTTTTTTCCCATTTTAGCTAAAATCCAGTGTCCTTGTTTGCTGTCAATTATTTGCTCACTCATTTGTTTTATTTAGTTTATTTGTTAATGTTTTTTACTCTTTCTTCAGAATCTAAGATGGATAGCGTTAATCTTACTATACTTTCTTTTTGAGCAGTAAGGCTATGAGGTATATTGCCTTTTAAACTGATTAAATCGCCTTTTTTAAGAATTAGAGATTCGTTTTGTACACCAAAACTTATTTCACCTTCCACTATTTCTACTACAATAGGATATGGTGTTTTGTGTTCTTTTAGCTCTTGGTTTTCTTTAAAAGCTATTCTTATTTCTTTTGTAAAATCTGTTTGTAGTAATACCGAAACGGCAGGTTTATTTTCTTTAAAATCCAAATCTGCAAATAGAGATGCTGTTTTCATATATAATTAGACTAATTACAAACAAAGGTAAACATTGTTTTTTTAATTATAAAGATAATTTTGTCTTTTATTTTGAGGTAAAAAGAATTTGAAAATTTGAAAATGAGCTAATTCGGAAATTATAATGTCAACAAATATAGTTGCCCGAAAAGTACCCCGTGGGAGATTTTAGGTGGCTTAGACCAATAAGATGGATACCTCAAGCAAAGAAGTAGCCAAACTACAAATTCCTTCCGACAACTGGCTAATTGGAATACCATAGACAAAAAACTTATGATTATCCGTAAAGATACCTATGAAGTATTTTACATTAACTTTTCTTTAGAAGAAAAGTTACAAAAGAATCGCACTAAGTTTTCAGCGACCCATTATAACCTCAACTCCTAAAAATCAAAAACTCATCACTCCGTTCTTCAAACAGTTTAATTTTTTACGGAGTTTTCGGTTAATGGGTGCCCCACTTGCAAACTTAAAGTGCACTTTTTATCTGACCTTAATCAAAAATACGTTAAGAAATGATGTAAAACAGACATCAACTATAAGTGGTTTTTATAAAAATACGGATAGACAAATTAGTATGCTCCTACGAGTGAAAATACTTTAGGAAAACTAAAATTGAGCATACATTAATTTGTCCTCGTCTGTTTTATAGCATTTTAGTATTTTTGATTACAGTCTTGATTTTTTGTTACTTTTGTATCAAGACAAAAGTAAAAGACCACAAACTACTTAAACGTCCCAAGATGTTATCTTAAAGTATAAATTATTGGTATAATAACGGATAGTCATTAAAAAACTATATTGAGTTCACTATCTCTAAAAACTCATCTCGCTTATCTTTAGAAATTGATACTATAATATCATTGCTCATTACTATGTAATTCCCGTCTTTTCTTACAAACTGCTTGATGTGTTTTATATTAATAAAATACGAGCGGTGCGGTCGGTAAAAAACGTTATTGTTTTTGAGTATATCTACAAAATATTTAAGCGGTTTGCTTATTACATGACTTCTACCGTTTTCTATATACACTTTGGTGTACATACCGTCTGCTTCCATCACTATTATTTCATCAAGTTTTACAAACAAAATACCATCAGAAACAGGCAAGCCTATTTTATCAAACATAGCAGACTGAAAACTTAATTTCAGCTCTTTTATTTGATTTGAAAAATCTTGATTTTTTAATTGCTGTTTTACCTTTGCCACAGCTTCTTTTACCTTATTGGGACGCATTGGTTTAAGCAAATAATCTACCGCATTCATTTCAAAGGCTTTTATGGCAAAATCGCTATAAGCGGTGGTAAATACTATTTTGAAATTAATTTCTTCAGCTTCAAAAAAATCAAAAATTTGTGTGCCATTATACTCGGGCATTTCTATATCTAAAAAAACCAATTGAGGTTCTTCTGCTTTAATAATTTCTACTCCTTTTGGTAAATTTTCAGCTTCTAATATTTCCGTTATACCCTCACAAAAATCTTGCAGAATAGTGCTTAATAATTTTCTTGCCTTAGCCTCATCATCTATTATTACTACTTTCATGTTTTTAAGCTTTTGGGATTATTAAAGTTACTTTTGTTCCGGTAGCCTCGCCTTTATCATTGCTTAAATCTTCAATTTGTAACGAAATATCTGCTTGCCTTCCCATATTGAGTAGCTCTATC
The sequence above is drawn from the Chitinophagales bacterium genome and encodes:
- a CDS encoding TolC family protein, whose translation is MRITINKRIAKQLTIIVISCLTIQSCALFKTPQKEADTRLPEAFQEGKTDTVNSAQLKWNDFFEDPYLVNLIDSALANNKELNIVMQKINIANNEVKARKGEYLPFVSAKIGADVDKVGTYTRNGAIEEGLDMANGKEFPKFLGNFQFGLFASWELDVYKKLRNAKNAAVMEYMATIDGKNFLTTNLIAEVADSYYELVALDNQLKNLEENIKIQQNALDMVKQLQQSARVNSLAVKRFEAEVEKNKSELFRVKQEITVTENNINFLTGKTSQTILRSDSNFISLTPKVIETGIPSQLLENRPDIRQAENELLASKLNIKVAKAKFFPSFGIQTGVGYQAFNIKYLINSPESILFNLAGDIIAPLVNFNAIKAEYKTANAKQVQAAYEYEKTIINAYREVANQLSNVDNMQRSYEHQNRQVGLLTESIDISKQLFQSARADYMEVLLTQRDALEAKNSLIETKKEQMNAMVNLYKALGGGWQ
- a CDS encoding efflux RND transporter permease subunit; its protein translation is MFKHFIKRPVLAIAVSLVIMFLGVLSIKTLPISQFPEIAPPRVIVTIAYPGSSADVLVNSTLIPLERAINGVQGMKYIVSDATSAGEATIQVIFELGTDPNQAVVNVKNRVDQVMSRLPQLVQLEGVIVSRVQPSMLMYVNVYSKNENTDEKFLYNYANVNIIPEIKRINGISSAKILGSRQYAMRVWLNPDRMRAYKVSTEEVMDAINEQSIIARPGRLGRSSGIEAQSLEYVLTYQGRYNKPEQYEDIIIRTNSDGEILRLKDIAKVELGSEFFDIYSNKDGHPSAAIVLKQIYGSNASDVIAQVKTKMKELEKSFPPGMDYEINYDVSNFLNASIEKVIHTLVEAFILVALVVFIFLGDWRSTLIPTLAVPVSLVGAFIFMKAFGLTINLITLFALVLAIGIVVDNAIVVVEAVHDKMEKNNVGPYRAVQEVLNEIGGAIIAITLLMTAVFIPVAFMSGPVGIFYRQFSITMASSIVISGLVALTLTPVLCAMILKNTHGQPKKKTPISYVIDGFNRWFEKVTGHYTNILEKILTRRLLTFLILAAFAAGTVFVNKTLPAGFIPSDDQGMIYAIIQTPPGTTLEATNKVARQLQGIAEEIEGIQSVSSLAGYEILTEGRGSNAGTCLINLKDWSERSKSVTEIIEELEEKTKDFGAVIEYFEPPAIPGYGAAGGVSFRLLDKGNNTDYQEFDRLNKEFMAALGKRKELTGLFTFYAANYPQYELVIDNKLAMQKGVTIGKAMENLNILIGSTYEQGFIRFNNFFKVYTQADPKYRKYPSDILNLYVKNEEGEMVPYSAFMKMVKKQGPNEITRYNLYNSAAIRGVPAKGYTTGDAIKAVEEVAKETLPHGYDVAWEGLAFDEARRGNEAIVIFGIVLVFVYIVLAAQYESFILPFGIILSLPAGVFGSFFLLKILGLANDIYAQVGLVMLVGLLGKNAVLIFEFAIQKRNEGMSIRDAAIEGAKVRFRPILMTSFAFIAGLIPLVIATGAGAIGNRTIGSSALGGMLLGTVFGVIIIPGLYYIFASISDGKKLIKDEDLKPLSEDYKYNDYDTEIEFDDNDNQN
- a CDS encoding efflux RND transporter periplasmic adaptor subunit — translated: MNKTIYFLLLLLAVFSSCHSKEKKHEEVIQLPITTPLLTDTAITKEYVCQIHAIKHIELRALEKGYLQKIYVDEGQLVPQGKMMFKIMPNVYEADLQKAKAEARLAETEYKNTKALADSNVVSPNELALAKSTLDKANAEVQLASTHLGFTDVKAPFTGIMDRLQVREGSLLDEGELLTTLSDNSQMWVYFNVPEAEYLNYVATHKNAEKEPVSLMLANGDLFNQKGVIETIEGEFNNETGNIEFRAGFPNPDRILRHGQTGSILINTPYKNALIIPQKATFEVLDKKYVFVVNEENKLEQREISIAYELPNIFIIKDGLSKNDKILLDGLRKVKDGEEVTTTFLKPEEVLSNLHLDAE
- a CDS encoding methyltransferase domain-containing protein — protein: MSEQIIDSKQGHWILAKMGKKVLRPGGKELTQKLIDNLNITNADDIVEFAPGLGFTANIALQKNPKSYTGVDLNKDAVAFLEKKITGKNRKVVVGNASNSNLDSECANKVYGEAMLTMQADHRKSDIIKEAYRLLKKDGYYGIHELGLTPNTIDENLKADIQKQLANVIKVNARPLTVEEWENLLKKEGFSIVSIETNPMLLLEPSRVIDDEGFFRTLKIMFNIITHPNERKRILAMRKTFKKYKNHLNAVAIIAKKN
- a CDS encoding cupin domain-containing protein, yielding MKTASLFADLDFKENKPAVSVLLQTDFTKEIRIAFKENQELKEHKTPYPIVVEIVEGEISFGVQNESLILKKGDLISLKGNIPHSLTAQKESIVRLTLSILDSEERVKNINK
- a CDS encoding response regulator transcription factor produces the protein MKVVIIDDEAKARKLLSTILQDFCEGITEILEAENLPKGVEIIKAEEPQLVFLDIEMPEYNGTQIFDFFEAEEINFKIVFTTAYSDFAIKAFEMNAVDYLLKPMRPNKVKEAVAKVKQQLKNQDFSNQIKELKLSFQSAMFDKIGLPVSDGILFVKLDEIIVMEADGMYTKVYIENGRSHVISKPLKYFVDILKNNNVFYRPHRSYFINIKHIKQFVRKDGNYIVMSNDIIVSISKDKRDEFLEIVNSI